One genomic segment of Myxococcota bacterium includes these proteins:
- a CDS encoding shikimate kinase — protein MDDYYAPHPRLLLGEPLVLAGHVGAGTAATARAMAARTGLPFCEVDRMAENAAGRSLGQVLSGEGLAALARYGSQALDRALDRRPCAVIALGHTALSDEGRVRLRDEARLVYLRRPTSVLLTRIQERLRVSPGSLFQFSLGTPTSVEELVPFFEPREEVLREADTVVEAGDRHPHEIASQLLDALDRISAVDRL, from the coding sequence ATGGACGACTACTACGCACCGCACCCGCGCCTGCTGCTGGGAGAACCGCTCGTGCTGGCGGGCCACGTCGGGGCGGGCACGGCCGCCACCGCGCGGGCGATGGCGGCGCGCACCGGCTTGCCCTTCTGTGAGGTCGATCGCATGGCGGAGAACGCCGCCGGGCGCTCGCTCGGCCAGGTGCTTTCCGGCGAAGGGCTGGCCGCACTCGCGCGCTATGGATCGCAGGCACTCGACCGCGCGCTCGATCGGCGACCGTGTGCGGTGATCGCGCTCGGGCATACGGCCCTCTCCGACGAAGGACGGGTGCGGCTGCGCGACGAAGCACGGCTCGTCTACCTGCGGCGCCCGACCTCCGTGCTGCTCACGCGCATCCAGGAGCGACTGCGAGTGTCTCCGGGCAGCCTCTTCCAGTTCAGTCTCGGAACGCCCACGTCGGTCGAAGAGCTGGTGCCCTTCTTCGAACCGCGTGAGGAGGTGTTGCGCGAGGCGGACACCGTGGTCGAAGCGGGCGATCGCCATCCCCACGAGATCGCGAGCCAGCTTCTCGACGCCCTCGATCGGATCAGCGCCGTCGACCGGCTCTGA